The following proteins are encoded in a genomic region of Candidatus Binatia bacterium:
- a CDS encoding sulfotransferase, producing the protein MTASRTARPLGLRLLNGAGAGLRRLGLPLFPLDADSLVAKACRRTGLDDFGDDTFRDPLRRLCASFEQEAHLTPLGRLIERGECGRLLANRLRMVDVCKRNPAIAADPVERPLFILGLPRTGTSILHELLAQDPANRVPMTWEVMHPFPPPEQATFETDPRIDQVERRLARTDQLLPDFKSIHPMGARLPQECVAITQHEFASMVWHTAYRVPSYQAWLEQADHRWVYASHRRWLQYLQWKVTARQWVLKSPGHLWALDALLAVYPDARIVQTHRDPLKVIASLVSLVCTLRSIATDDIDPHEIGRDWTVRLADGLNRTMRVRDSGRVAAEQVFDVAFGEFMRDEIAMVRRMYRHFGMALSAEAEARMRRFLADNRADKHGRHTYALSLGGLDEATERRRYAQYQERYGIPSEPVSS; encoded by the coding sequence GTGACCGCGTCACGCACGGCCCGGCCGCTCGGGCTCCGGTTGCTGAACGGCGCGGGTGCAGGGCTGCGCCGACTCGGACTGCCGCTTTTCCCCCTGGACGCCGACAGTTTGGTGGCCAAAGCATGCCGGCGGACCGGTCTCGACGATTTCGGTGATGACACTTTCCGCGATCCGCTCCGCCGTCTCTGTGCCTCATTCGAGCAGGAAGCCCATCTGACCCCGCTTGGCCGCCTTATCGAACGTGGCGAATGCGGTCGTCTGCTGGCCAACCGTTTGCGCATGGTGGACGTCTGCAAGCGCAATCCGGCGATTGCGGCTGATCCGGTCGAACGGCCGCTTTTCATCCTGGGACTGCCGCGGACGGGCACCTCGATTCTGCACGAGCTGCTGGCGCAGGACCCGGCGAACCGGGTGCCGATGACGTGGGAGGTGATGCACCCCTTTCCGCCGCCCGAGCAGGCGACGTTCGAGACCGATCCGCGTATTGACCAGGTCGAGCGCCGTCTTGCCCGCACCGACCAGTTGCTGCCGGACTTCAAGTCGATTCATCCTATGGGCGCGCGTCTGCCGCAGGAGTGCGTCGCCATCACCCAGCACGAGTTTGCCAGCATGGTGTGGCACACCGCGTACCGGGTGCCGAGCTACCAGGCCTGGCTCGAGCAGGCGGACCACCGATGGGTGTACGCCTCGCACCGCCGCTGGCTGCAGTACTTGCAGTGGAAGGTTACGGCGCGGCAGTGGGTGCTGAAGTCCCCCGGCCATCTCTGGGCCTTGGATGCGCTGCTTGCCGTCTACCCGGACGCGCGGATCGTGCAGACCCATCGCGACCCGCTGAAAGTGATCGCTTCGCTCGTCAGCCTCGTGTGCACCCTGCGCAGCATCGCCACCGACGACATCGACCCGCACGAGATCGGCCGCGATTGGACCGTACGGCTCGCCGACGGGCTCAACCGAACGATGCGTGTGCGCGACAGCGGCCGGGTGGCGGCGGAACAGGTGTTCGACGTCGCCTTCGGCGAGTTCATGCGCGACGAGATCGCGATGGTCCGACGGATGTACCGGCATTTCGGTATGGCGCTGTCGGCCGAGGCGGAAGCGCGTATGCGCCGTTTCCTGGCCGACAACCGCGCCGACAAGCATGGCCGCCACACCTACGCGCTCAGCCTCGGTGGACTCGACGAGGCGACGGAACGCCGGCGTTACGCGCAGTACCAGGAGCGCTACGGAATCCCCAGCGAGCCGGTGAGCTCCTGA
- a CDS encoding TetR/AcrR family transcriptional regulator: MSEETRARIIEAACQCFAEHGYSKTSNQDIARIAGLTTGALYHYFESKAELFAAVHRHVHDTLVGVYRRAFTEETTCVDQLCAGLEAALAVTSNHPAVAHFAATASLEIERHPDLSEILNTDTRAIRRFFAQLLAAGRERGEIALEVDTEAVVDLVLSSLFGLVWLRSQVRHRGQYEAAIRAFQRLLRGALFSDGNSRKKARIKKPRSAIER, encoded by the coding sequence GTGAGTGAAGAGACGCGGGCACGCATCATCGAAGCCGCCTGCCAGTGCTTCGCTGAGCACGGCTACTCCAAGACCAGCAACCAGGATATCGCGCGCATCGCGGGACTGACCACCGGTGCGCTGTACCATTATTTCGAGTCGAAGGCCGAGCTGTTCGCCGCGGTGCATCGCCACGTCCACGACACCCTGGTCGGTGTGTACCGGCGCGCCTTTACTGAAGAGACCACCTGCGTCGACCAGCTCTGCGCCGGACTGGAGGCGGCGCTGGCCGTCACCAGCAACCATCCCGCGGTGGCGCATTTCGCGGCAACCGCTTCGTTGGAAATCGAGCGGCACCCCGACCTCAGTGAGATTTTGAACACCGACACCCGGGCGATCCGCCGCTTCTTCGCGCAGCTGTTGGCGGCCGGGCGAGAGCGCGGCGAGATCGCACTGGAGGTGGACACCGAAGCGGTCGTGGACCTGGTGCTGTCCTCGTTGTTCGGTCTGGTCTGGCTGCGTTCTCAGGTGCGGCACCGCGGGCAGTATGAGGCCGCCATTCGCGCCTTCCAACGTTTGCTGCGCGGCGCACTCTTTTCCGATGGGAACAGTAGGAAAAAGGCAAGGATCAAAAAACCACGATCCGCGATCGAGAGGTGA
- a CDS encoding thiamine pyrophosphate-dependent enzyme → MYRRLLRIRYFEDEACRLLSAGTIQGAVHTSVGQEAASVGACMALRQSDYMAGTHRSHGHPIAKGAAIDPLVAELMGKKTGVCKGRGG, encoded by the coding sequence ATGTATCGCCGCCTGCTGCGCATCCGATACTTCGAGGATGAGGCGTGCCGCCTGCTCAGCGCGGGGACCATCCAGGGCGCGGTGCATACCAGCGTGGGGCAAGAGGCGGCCTCGGTCGGCGCGTGCATGGCGCTGCGACAGAGCGATTACATGGCGGGCACGCACCGGTCGCACGGCCATCCCATCGCCAAGGGCGCGGCAATCGATCCGCTGGTCGCGGAGTTGATGGGGAAGAAGACCGGCGTCTGTAAGGGCAGGGGAGGC